Below is a window of Cryobacterium sp. PAMC25264 DNA.
ACCCGGTAGGCCTCTGCGGCCATCTGGGAGCCCTGGGACGCTTCTGCTGACGAGGTCTGCAGGCCCTCGAGCAACCCGGTCAGGTTCTCGATTTGGCTCGCCTTGGCGGCTTCGCTCTCCTTGGCCTTGGCGACTTCGTCCCAGCTGGGGTAGTCCTCATCGGCGAACGCGGGGGCGGCCACGCCGGCGGATGCGGCGACCGAACCGATCATCGCGGCTGACAGCAGTGCTGCCGAGGTACGGCGCGAGCGGCGAATGGGCGTGGTGTCAGCCAAGTGGGGCTCCCCTGTCGGACATGAATGGAACGGCGTTGATGCGGTTGCCGCCGGTGCGCACCTCGAAGTGCAGGTGGCAGCCGGTGGAGGCGCCGGTGGTACCGGAGCTGGCGATGTTCTGGCCCACGTCAACGCGCTGGCCGACGGAGACGAAGATGCCGCCGTCACGGATGTGCGCGTACCCGGTTTCGACACCGTTGCCGTGGCTGATCAGGATGAAGTTGCCGTAGGTGCCGTAGCGACCCGCATAGGTGACGGTACCGGTGGCGGCCGCGTAGATCGGCGCGCTACAGCCGGTGCCGATGTCGGTGCCGTAGTGGAATCCGCCGCTGCAGCCTCCGCTGCCACACAGAACGGACCGCGCACCGAAGCCGTCGGTGATGCGACCGCCGGCCGGCACGGCCCAGCCCTGGCCGCCGATCGATCCGCCGCTGAGTCCGGCGCCGGCGGTGCCGGTGGCAGAGCCGCCGGAGCTCGGCCGGGACGCTGCCGCGGCTGCCGCGGCAGCGGCCTGCTCAGCGGCCACACGCTTGCGCTCTTCTTCGGCCAGGCGGGCACGTTCGACGACGCCGGCCTGGTAAGCGGCGGCCGTGGTGGCCTCGGCATCCTGCATGAACTGAAGCTGTGCTTCGAGAACCACACTCTGCGCTTCGGACTCTGACAGGGCCTGGGCCGCCGCGTCCGCGGCGTCCTGTGCGGCGGCCATGGCAGCCTCGGCTGCCACCCGCAGGGTTTCCCGCTCGGCCTGCGCGACGGCGGCCTGGTCGCCTAGCGACTGGGCGGTGTTGTTCGCGGTCTGAGCCTGCTCGTAGACATCGGTGCTGCGTTCGACGAGTTTGCTCATGCTGCCGAGCTTCGAGAGCAGTTCGTCGGCGCCTTCGCCGCTTTCCTGCCCGTCGATGAAGAGGTTCACGCTGAGGTCGGTTCCGCCGGTGCGGTAGAGCTGGGCGGCGAGCTGACCGGCCTGGCGCGTGGCGGCATCCGCCTGGGTCTTGCTTGCGTCTGCCTGGGCCTGCAGGTCGCTGGCCCGACGACTGGCGTCATCGAACTTCTCCTGAGCCGTCTGCAACTCCACGCCGCGCGCCTCGGCCTCGGCCTGCGTGCGTTCGACTTCGGTCTGGAGTCCCGCGATCGCGTTCTGGATCTGGGTGACCTGATTGGCGGCGGCGGCGGTGTTCGACTTGGCGGCCTGGAGTTCGTCCCAGGTCGGGTAGTCGACGGCCATGGCCGGGCTGATCGGGCTGGCGAGCGTGACCGCCAGGGTGAGGGCGGCGGCGAAGCCGGTCAGACCTATGACGTGCTGACGGGTTCCGGAGGCCCGGCGCGAGCTGCGCAGCCGGTCGGGCCGCATTCGGCGCAGGCCGGCGCGAATGCCGTGACTGATCACGGTTGCCGTACTCTTCATAACTCCCCGATCGGGCTTTTTGTTGTCACATCCGTCACTGTGGCAACACAAGTCACAATAACAAACCCGCCTGAGCGGCCGGGTCCACTAAAAAACGTAACCTGCCCGATGCCAGAATCGCCGACCATTCGCGGGCGCGGTGAATGCGACACGCCGAAGGACGTCTCGGCCGAACGAGGCTCCAGGCCCGGAATTCCGGGGCAAACGGGCAGGTTCAAGGTCGGGGCGACCCCAACGCATTCGGCCGATTTGAACTCTGGCCGT
It encodes the following:
- a CDS encoding M23 family metallopeptidase; translation: MKSTATVISHGIRAGLRRMRPDRLRSSRRASGTRQHVIGLTGFAAALTLAVTLASPISPAMAVDYPTWDELQAAKSNTAAAANQVTQIQNAIAGLQTEVERTQAEAEARGVELQTAQEKFDDASRRASDLQAQADASKTQADAATRQAGQLAAQLYRTGGTDLSVNLFIDGQESGEGADELLSKLGSMSKLVERSTDVYEQAQTANNTAQSLGDQAAVAQAERETLRVAAEAAMAAAQDAADAAAQALSESEAQSVVLEAQLQFMQDAEATTAAAYQAGVVERARLAEEERKRVAAEQAAAAAAAAASRPSSGGSATGTAGAGLSGGSIGGQGWAVPAGGRITDGFGARSVLCGSGGCSGGFHYGTDIGTGCSAPIYAAATGTVTYAGRYGTYGNFILISHGNGVETGYAHIRDGGIFVSVGQRVDVGQNIASSGTTGASTGCHLHFEVRTGGNRINAVPFMSDRGAPLG